The DNA sequence GGAGACAACCAAAACCAGAAAGATAGTGGCGGACCTTTCTCCGCCGAAAATAACGGTCATATCGGCCACGGAGAACAGGATTCTTCATGCGGGCTCCGGAGTCATCATTTACAAGGTTTCGCCCGATGCGGTGGAAAGCGGCGTGCGGATTGGAGACAGGTTCTTCAAGGGGCACAAAGCCGCTCCGGGCGCGGGCTTTTCCGACAAGGATGTGCGCATATCATTTTTCTCCTACCCGCATGAGGTGGATGAGGGCGAGACCGTTCTCGTTACGGCGGTTGACCCCATAGGGAATCATAGAAAACTTCCCGTCAGTTACAGTCTTGAGAGAAATCCCATTGAGGATACGAGGATTGAGATAACGGACAAGTTCATCAAGATGAAGATGCTGCCGTTGATAAGCGCTTCGGAAGGAATGTCTCTCAAGGAAATTTTCCTTGTTGTCAACAACAGAATACGGCTTGTGAACGGGAAGAAGGTTGAAAGAGTTCTCTCCCGCACGGCGGAAAAGATAATGTGGGAGGGCGCGTTCCTCAGACCCGTGGGCGAGTTGCAGGCGGGATTTCAAAAGAGGGACTATGTATTTAACGGAGAGAGTCTGGATACGCAGTTCCATCTGGGTTACGACCTGGCTTCGCAAAGGCGGAATCCCGTCCGCGCCTCCAACAACGGGGTGGTGGTTTTCGCGGATGACCTCGGTATTTACGGAAACACCATAATAGTAGACCACGGCATGGGAGTTGCCACGCTTTACGCCCACTTGAGTTCAATGAGCGCGCACCGGGGAGACACGGTTGCCAAAAACGATATAATCGGCACAACGGGAGCCACCGGCCTTGCGTTTGGCGACCATTTGCACTTCGGTATGTATATTGGAGGCGTTCCCGTATCGCCGAAACAGTGGTGGGACCCCTTCTGGGTTAAGACGAGAATTACGGAAAATATTGATGACGCCCGCAGGGCTACGGGGGCGGGGCGGGAAAATTAGACCAGCATCCCCCTCAACTCCTCCCCCGAAATAACCTTCACCTTCAACTTCTCCGCCTTCTTCCTCTTCCCCGCCCCCGCTTTCTCCCCTTCAACCAGAAAGTCGGTTTTTGAAGAAACCGCCGAAGCGGCAATGCCCCCGGCGTTTCTTATTAACTCATGAACCGTCTCGCGGTCTTCCCACAAAGTCCCCGTAACAACAAAGATCTTCCCCGCCACCTCCGGTTTGTGCGAAGAGTCATCCGGAATGACCACTTCCACCCCCAGATGTTTCATCTTGTCTTTAAGCGCAACGCCTCTTTCACTTCCCGTGAACCCCACAATTTCGCGGGCTATCTCCCCGCCTATGCCGTGAACATCGGAAAGAGATTCCTCATCCGCCGCAAAAAACCCGTCCAATGACGCAAAACGGCGGGCAAGTATTTCCGCCGTTTGCCTGCCCACATGCCTTATGCACAGGGCTTGAATAAACACCGCAAGAGAAACCGTTTTTCTCTCACTTATCTCCTTTGCAACCTCGGTGGAGGATTTTTCAGCAAACCCTTCAAGATTGAGAAAATCCTCTTTTGTTAATGAAAAAACATCCGCAATATCCTTGACCATTCCCTCATCAACCAGGGTTGATATGGTGCGCGACCCAAGACGCTTTATGTTGAAAACCCCTCGGGAACAAAGATAAAAAACGCTCTGCTTGAGCCGCTCCGGACATGACGGATTTGAACATACAATGCCCGGGCTTTCCTCAATAACCGCCCCCCCGCACGAAGGGCATGTTTCGGGAAACGGCAACGGCCCGCCCCGGCGGTTTTTGCTTTTGCCCGCCACCTCCACAACATTGGGAATCACATCCCCCGCCCGTTTGACAACAACCGTGTCGCCCTCGCGTATGTCTTTTTCCCTGACAAAATCCGCATTGTGCAAAGACGCCCGCCTGACCACAACACCCCCTATATTTACCGGTTCAAGATTTGCCACGGGTGTGAGTGTTCCGGTTCTCCCCACCTGAAAAGTTACTCCCGCAACCTTTGTCTCCGCATGGCGGGACTTGAACTTGTAGGCAACACACCAGCGGGGATGCTTCGCCGTGGCTCCGAGCGCCTTTTGCGCATTCCTGTCATTGACCCTTATGACAGCCCCGTCCAGATCATAAGGCAATTTCTCCCTTTCACCCTCAAGACCCTCGCAGACTTTGACCGCCTCCTCAATGCCTTCGCACAACACAGGGTCTCTCCCCGTCTCAAAACCCCAGCCCTTCAGACATTTTTGAACCGCCGTCTCGTCCGGCAAATCCACGCCCGAAACACTTCCCACCCCCCACGCGAAAAACTTCAGGGGGCGCGAAGCGGTAACGCTTGGGTCTATCTGCCTTAAAGATCCGGACGCCGCATTGCGCGGATTGGCAAACGGCTTGCCGTCTGTCTCCAGTATGTCCTCATTAAGCATCCTGAAATCTTCCGTAAGTATCATCACCTCGCCGCGCACCTCAACAACATCGGGGACGGGCGCGCCGGAGCGTGAGGAAAGTTTTTTCGGAATCGTCTTCATCGTGAGAATATTGCTTGTAATTTCCTCGCCGACCGAGCCGTCCCCCCGTGTGGCCGCCCGGACAAGGTCTCCCCGTTCATACAAAATTGAGGCGGAAACACCGTCAAATTTCGGCTGAACAATATACGCCCGCTTTTCCTCCTCCCCTCCCGCGCCCTTGAAAACCCTTTCGTCAAACGCAAGCGCCTGCTTCGGGCGGTCATCTTCGTCCGCGCCGGTAACGGAAATGTTGTCAATGCTGAGCATCTTCTCCAAATGCCGCACGGGACGAAATCCGGACTTGTCCGGCGGCGCGCCGACTTTCCGGGAAGGGGAGTCCGGAGTAACAAGGTCGGGGTGCGCCTCTTCAATATCCGTTAGCCGCTTCAGCAACCGGTCATATTCCGCATCTGAAATTTCAGGGCTTTCCAGATTGTAATAAAGATGGTTGTGCCTCTTTATTTCTTCTTTTATACCGCTAATTTCTTTGCGGGCTTTTTCTTTTGAAATCCGCTCCATGTTTTTCATCCGCGCGTCCGCAGCCACCGGAGCAGGTCCGGTAGCGCAAGGGTGTTGAGAACATCCGCCGCGCGCGCCCAGCCGCGCCTGCCGACCGCCACGCCATAACCCATCTCCCCCAACTGCCCGACGCCGTGGGCGTCCGTTGAGATTATCAGTTTAACCCCTTTCTCAACGGCGAGGCGCGCATGGCTGTCTTTCAAGTCAAGCCTGTGGCTGGAGGCGTTTATCTCAAGCGCCTTTCCGTTTTGCAGGGCTGCGTCCGCAATCATGGCAATGTCCATCTCGCACGGCGGACGCCTGCCTATTATCCTTGCGGTGGGGTGGCCGAGGGCATGAACAAAAGGGTTTTCAAGGGCGCGGATAATTCTTTTTGTCATCTCGCCTGAACTCTGAGAAAAAGAGCCGTGAACGGACGCGACCACAAAATCCAGTTCTCTCAGAATATCATCGGGGTAGTCAAGAGTGCCGTCCGGCTTTATGTCAACCTCCGCTCCCATGAGAATTTCCAAATCCCCGGTTTCGGAATTGGCGGCGCGAACCTCCTCCGCTTTGCGCGCAAGCCGCCCGGTGTCAAGCCCGTTTGCCACGACTGAAGAGGGCGAGTGGTCGGTAAGCGCGATGTATTGGTATCCCATTTCACGCGCCGCGCCCGCCATTGCCCGGACGGAGTCTCTGCCGTCGCTCCAGTCCGTGTGGGTGTGAAGGTCGCCCCGGATGTCCGCCGCCTCAACAAGGCGCGGAAGGTTGCCGCTCTTCGCCGCTTCAATCTCCCCCGTGTCCTCCCTGAGTTCGGGAGGGATAAACGCAAGGCCGGAGGATGAATAAATACTTTCCTCGCCCCCGCGCCCGGCGGAAGGGGGGCCGCCGGACACCGAACACAGTTTTTCCCAGTGCGCGGGCGAGCCGGTCAGCCGCGCCAGATTAAAGGCGAAACTCGCGGGAGGCGAGCCGTAAACGAAGGTCTTTATCGGGGTTAAGGAAGTCTCCACAAGCGCCTTTACGGCATCCTTGTCCGCGCTGTCTTCCGCGACATTTTTCACTATTGGCAACAGGGAGAGGTTTTTCAGAAAAAGCCGCCGGTCAAGCCGCGCGCCGGAGCCGAAGGAAACAAGCATCTCAATTTCAGAAACTGTCTCGGTCATCCTTCTCAAGCCGCCCGTCTCGCAAACCTCCGACGCCCCCTCCATTGCCGAAAGCCCGGCGCGCAGGGCAGATGCGGCGGCAAACGCCTTGTCCAGCCTGTGAACGGAAACATTGCTCTTATAAAAACTTATCGCGTCCAGCACGGCGAGGGCTTTCTTCTCTCCCACCCCCTTTACCGACCCCGGCTCCGCAAGCCGTTTTTCAAGTTCGTCAATGGAAGTTATTCCCGCATTCAGAAAGAGGCGAACCGTTTTGGGGCCCATCCCCCTGAGGCTCAGCATCTCAAGGGCAGCGCCGCCCGCGCCGGACAGCAGCCGCCCGTGATACTCCATCTCTCCCGTCTCAAGAAACTCGGCAATTTTTGCCGACATCTCCTTGCCAATGCCCTTGACTGCGGCAACCTCCCCGGCGGACATTTCATCAAGACCGGTCGGCAGCGAGCCAATCAAGTCCGCCGCCCGCCTGTAGGCGCGTATCTTGAAAACATTGTCATCCGCAATCTCAAGCAGAGACGCTATCTCGGAAAAAAGTTTTGCAACCCGGCAGTTCGCGCCCATAATGGAAACACTCTCAGGGTGGAGTATACTCTATGCGGCGCGGGCATTTGCGCGCGGGATGTTTTGAATCAGACAATCAAAGCGACTGTTCTCGGATGCGCCACCTCAACGGGCGTTCCGGTTGTGGGGTGCGACTGCGCCGTATGCGGCGGCGGCGCGCCGGAAAACAACCGCACCCGCAGTTCCATTCTTGTGGAAACCGGCGGGCTGAACATCCTCATAGACACATCAACCGATTTGAGGGCGCAGGCGCTGCGCTGCGGCCTGTCGCGCATAAGCGCGGTGCTTTTCACCCACTCCCACGCCGACCACACAAACGGCATAGACGATCTCAAGCCCTTCACCCGTTTCGGAAAAGACGCGATAGACTGTTACGCAAACCCCGACACCGCCGCGCGGCTGAGAAACAATTTCAACTACATATTCGGAGACGCAAAAGCGGCCGATGAGAGGCCCAACCTCCGGCTGAACGAGATAACGGGCGATTTTTCCCTTGGCGGTGTCCGGATCATCCCGCTGGATATCAGGCACGGCAAGTGGAACATTCTGGGCTACCGGATAGGGGGGCTCGCCTACATAACGGACTGCAACGGAATTCCGCCCGAATCCATGGAAAAACTGAGGGGCCTTGACCTCCTCATAATCAGCGCGCTCCGCTACAAGCCGCACCCGTCCCATTTCAACATTGAGGAAACATTAAACCGGATAGAATCCCTGTCGCCCCGGAGGGCGGCGCTGACGCACATGAGTTGCGACCTTGACTATTTTGAACTGAAAAAAACGCTTCCTGAAAATGTTGAGCCCGCAAGGGACGGAGCGGTTTTTGAAATTACGGGCGCGGAGGTGAAGACGGTTGCCTGATATGCGTTCCCTTGTGGAAAAACTTTCCGTTAAATCGGATTCCAAAATTGTGATGTGCGTTCTTGACGGCCTTGGCGGCCTGCCGGTAAAAGGGAAGACCGAACTTCAAAGCGCAAAGACTCCCAACCTTGACCGTCTGGCTCGCTCCGCTTCGTGCGGATTTCACCTGCCGGTCGCGCGGGGGATAACGCCCGGAAGCGGAGCCGCCCATCTGGGGCTTTTCGGCTACGACCCGCTTGAGTGCGGGATGGGAAGAGGCGTGGTGGAAGCGGCGGGGCTTGGAATTAAAATCGGGAAAAACGACCTTGTGGCAAGAGGCAACTTCGCCACCGCCGGGGAGCGGGGCGGCAAACTGATTGTAACCGACAGAAGGGCGGGAAGAATATCAACAAAAAGCGCCGCCGCTCTTGCGGAAAAACTGTCGGGCGGCATAAAGAAAGCGGGAAACGCGCGCGTCAGGATATACCCGGGGCTTGAGCACAGGTTTGTCGCGGTGTTCAGTTTTCCGCGCCCCGTGCCGGACGGAGGGGAAATCAAAGACACCGACCCCCAAAAGGAGGGGGCGGCCGTTGACCTGACTCCGAAAACCGCTTCAAGAAAACCCGCAACAGTGGCCGCCGCGCGCGCGGCGGGGATTTTCGGCGCAAAGGCGCGGGAAATACTAAAAGGGGAAAAAAAGGCAAACTGCGTTCTGCTCCGGGGATTCTCCACACCGCCGGACCTCAGCCCGTTCGGGAAAACCTACGGGCTGCGCGCCGCGTGCGTCGCCTCATATCCCATGTATCGCGGAGTTGCGGGCGGCATTTTAGGAATGGAAATAAAAGACCCGGAAGACGGCGGCATACAAAGTGCGGTTGAACGCGCCGCGAGTGTTGCGGGGGATTTTGATTTTGTTTACGCGCACATAAAATCCACGGACAGGCACGGCGAGGACGGCGACTTCAAAAAGAAGGCCGCCGCCATAGAGGAGTTTGACAAAATGCTGCCGCGCCTTCTTGCGGCAAAGCCCGATGTTCTGGTAATCACCGGAGACCACTCAACACCCGCGCTGATGTCATCCCACAGCTGGCATCCCGTTCCGCTGTTGATAAAATCGCGCTTCAGCATAGGCGGGACGCGCGGCTTTGATGAAATCCGCTGCCGGGACGGCGAACTCGGAATTGTGCGGTCGGTTGAGATAATGCCCCTCGCTCTCGCGCACGCCGGACGGCTTGCGAAATTTGGAGCCTGATGTCTTTGTGATATTATTGCGTTGCCCAGCCGAAGTGGCGGAATTGGCAGACGCGCTATCTTGAGGGGGTAGTGCCCTTGTGGCGTGGGGGTTCGAGTCCCCCCTTCGGCAAATCCGCAAAATTAATTTGTTGTTTCCTGAGGAGTCTCCGGTGTTTCCTGTTCCGGTGTTTGCGGAACATCTTCCGATGTTTCAGGCGAAACTTCCGACACTTCTTCTATCTCCTCCGCCGCCGGGTCAGGCAGTGTCGTGGCAAACTGTCTGAGCAGTTGGTCGGCTCTTTCCTTGTCGCCGTTTTTTCCGTAAGCGGTCGCAAGAATGGGCAAAACCCTCCTGCGGTGAGCCGGGCTTTCCACGAACAACTCCTCCAAATACCTTATGGCGTCAATCCATCTCTCCAGACGAAAACTGGAAAAACCCGCCATAAAAAGCGCCTCGCGCCTCAAAATTTTGTCCTGTGAATCTGAAAGAAACCCGCTCATGCGTTCAAGAGAGAGTTCATCCTCTTCTTTTGCAAAAAGTATAGCGCCCTCGTAATACTCGGCGGTCCGGGCGGTTTTTACGCCTTCAAACCGCTCTCTTACCTCACCGAGGATTTCCAGAGAGCCGTCCATGTCGCCGCTTTCATAAGCAAGAAGCGCGGCCTCCATTTGGCCGCCCGCCTCCATCAGGGTCTTCTCCCTCGCGCTTGAAAAAACCGCATAGGCGACAAACGCCGCCACCGGTATCAGGGCAAGCGCGGCAAGCAGAAGGCCGCTTGTGTTGCGAACTCTGTCAAGAAGGCTTTGCGGAGCGGCGGACGGGAGAGCGTCTGCGTCGCCGTTTGTGTTGTTGTCATTCATAGCGCGGCGGTTATCATACTTTTTGAAGGGATGAGAGGCAAGACATTGATTGCGTTTTTATGCGCGGCTCTGGCGTGGGCGATTCCCGCCGGTTCGGCGACTGACGGCGGATTGCCTGAAAAAATCGTGCTTTCAGTTCCTCTTGACGGAACGGTGAATCCGTTCTCGGCGGACTTCATACAAACCGCCATAGCGGCGGCGGAAGAGCAAAAAGCCGAAGCCGTCCTGCTGGTTATAGACACTCCGGGCGGGTTGCTCAACTCAACAAAGGAAATTGTCAAAAGCATTCTGAACTCTCCCGTGCCGGTGGTGGCTTACGTTTCCCCCGCCGGGGCCACGGCAACTTCTGCGGGGGCGTTCATATTTCTCGCCTCCCACATAGCGGCGATGGCTCCGGGCACAAGCGTGGGAGCAGCCCACCCGGTCGCCGGGTCGGGCAAGGAGGTGGAGGGCAAAGGCGGGGAGAAGGTTGTCAACTTCGCTTCCTCATACATAGAGAGCATAGCGCGCGAGCGGGGGCGCAACTCAAAGTGGGCTGTCAAGGCGGTAAAGGAAAGTTCATCGGTAACATGGAAATACGCGGTGAAAAACAACATAGCCGACTTTTCCGCGCCGGATGCGGCGGCTCTGCTTGAGATGATTGACGGAACAAAAGTCAGCATCGGGGAGAAGACGCGAAAACTGTCAACTTCAGGGGCGACAATCATCACTCACCGAATGACCGCGCGCCAGCGCATGGGCAACATTCTCGGCTCGCCCGACATTGCATACCTGCTTCTCTCCCTCGGCTCGCTGGGGATTTTGATGGAGATATACAACCCCGGAAGCATTTTCCCCGGCGTGGTGGGAATCATATCGCTTATGCTTGCCTTCGCCTCGCTTCAAGTGCTTCCTTTCAGTTATGCGGGGCTTGGGCTCATAGTGGTGGGGGCGGCTCTGATGATGGCCGAGTTTTTCGTAACCAGTTACGGGCTTCTCGCACTTGCGGGAACGGTGTCTTTAATCGCCGGGGGCGTTCTGCTTTTTGATCCGGCGCAGACGGGCGGCCTGAGCGTGAATTTCAGAACTCTCGCGGCGGTCGGCGGAACTTTTGCCGCTATTCTCGGCTTTGTGGTGGTGGCGGCGGCACGCTCGCCAAAAGTCCCCTACCTTGGAGAGACCGTTCCGGCGGGCGGAAGAGAGGGGGTTGTTGTTGACTGGCAACAGGGCGGGGGTATAGTGCAAGTGGGCGGCGAATACTGGAAGGCGGAAAGCGCGGGGCCTCCCTTGTCAAAGGGCGACCGTGTAAAGGTCAGCGGCAAGGCGGACGGGCTGAAGTTGAAAGTGGAGCGCAAAACTCAAAAGAGCGGAGGAAAACAATGAGCACACCTTTTTTACTTGCGGCGATAGGGGCTTTGCTCCTGTTTATGGGGGCAAAGATACTCAAAGAGTATGAGCGGGGGGTGGTTATGCGTCTTGGCCGCGTGGTCGGCATCAAGGGGCCGGGGTTTGTCTGGATAATCCCCTTCATAGATAAGATGACAAAGATAAGCCTTCGCGTAATCGCGATGGATGTTCCGCCTCAGGATGTCATCACCAAAGACAATGTTTCAGTGAAGGTGAACGCCGTTCTTTATTTCAGGGTCGTCAACCCGATAAACACCATAGTGAAGGTTGAGAATTACTATTACGCCACGTCCCAACTTGCGCAGACAACACTGCGGAGTGTGCTGGGGCAGGTTGAGTTGGATGAGTTGCTGACCGAAAGGGAGGAGCTCAATATGAAGTTGCAGGAGATTCTGGATTCTCAAACGGATGACTGGGGAATCAAGGTTACTCTTGTGGAGGTCAAGCATGTTGACCTGCCTCAGGAGATGCAGCGGGCGATGGCTCAGCAAGCCGAAGCGGAGAGGGAGAGAAGGGCGCGAATAATAAGCGCGGAGGGAGAGTTTCAGGCGTCGCAGAAAATATCCGAGGCGTCCGAGGTTCTTTCAAAAAATCCCGTGTCTCTTCAGTTGAGGTATTTGCAGGCAATGTCGGACATATCGGGCGAGCACAATTCAACCATCATTCTGCCGCTTCCGATTGACATACTGAAGCCGTTTGCGGAAAGAGCCGCGGGCGGCGCTCCGATTCAAAAAGCGGTGAGCGGGAAAGACCCTTTCAAAGCGCCGGAGTGATAGAGCAGTGTAAGACTGTTTCGCGTTGTTATGATTAAACATCTCAAGATGAGCAATGTGGGACCAGCTCCGGCTATGGAGTTGGAGTTTGGCGACAGACTGAACCTGCTCACGGGGGATAATGGATTAGGCAAGAGTTTTCTGCTGGATATAGCATGGTGGGCGATGACCCGCATATGGCCAGCGGAGTTAAACACGAATCTGACATCGGGCAGGGTGGCGTTGCCTACTGAGAAGAAACAGAAATCTGAAATCAGTTATTCCTTCTCCGCATTCTCTACGAACACAAAACCACATACCAGCACTTATGAACCGGAAATCCAAAGTTGGTCTGCTCCAAGTTGGCCTGCTCCAAAAGGGAGACCCCCAAACCCCGGATTGGTGTTTTATGCCTTGGCCGACGGTAGTTTTGCAGTTTGGGACCCCGCCAGAAATTACTGGACAGCACAAACCGGGAACGGAGAACGTCCGGTTGCTTATGTGTTCAGCCCCAAAGAGGTATGGGATGGATTGCAACGCAAAGACGGTTCTTGGCTTTGCAACGGACTGATTCGCGATTGGGCTGGCTGGCAAAAAGAAAAAGGACAAGCTTTCCAGTCCTTAAAGG is a window from the Candidatus Dadabacteria bacterium genome containing:
- a CDS encoding M23 family metallopeptidase, whose translation is MRKKILLTVVVALLAAVSLRSCSRGPEIVFSIDSETTVGTQPFTVRFSSAGEGLKNITVSYVGEYSTILLETKQYPEGVKDDTVDISLNPFAGIEDGPAEIRATAEVYGGGLGSGGETTKTRKIVADLSPPKITVISATENRILHAGSGVIIYKVSPDAVESGVRIGDRFFKGHKAAPGAGFSDKDVRISFFSYPHEVDEGETVLVTAVDPIGNHRKLPVSYSLERNPIEDTRIEITDKFIKMKMLPLISASEGMSLKEIFLVVNNRIRLVNGKKVERVLSRTAEKIMWEGAFLRPVGELQAGFQKRDYVFNGESLDTQFHLGYDLASQRRNPVRASNNGVVVFADDLGIYGNTIIVDHGMGVATLYAHLSSMSAHRGDTVAKNDIIGTTGATGLAFGDHLHFGMYIGGVPVSPKQWWDPFWVKTRITENIDDARRATGAGREN
- the ligA gene encoding NAD-dependent DNA ligase LigA, with translation MAADARMKNMERISKEKARKEISGIKEEIKRHNHLYYNLESPEISDAEYDRLLKRLTDIEEAHPDLVTPDSPSRKVGAPPDKSGFRPVRHLEKMLSIDNISVTGADEDDRPKQALAFDERVFKGAGGEEEKRAYIVQPKFDGVSASILYERGDLVRAATRGDGSVGEEITSNILTMKTIPKKLSSRSGAPVPDVVEVRGEVMILTEDFRMLNEDILETDGKPFANPRNAASGSLRQIDPSVTASRPLKFFAWGVGSVSGVDLPDETAVQKCLKGWGFETGRDPVLCEGIEEAVKVCEGLEGEREKLPYDLDGAVIRVNDRNAQKALGATAKHPRWCVAYKFKSRHAETKVAGVTFQVGRTGTLTPVANLEPVNIGGVVVRRASLHNADFVREKDIREGDTVVVKRAGDVIPNVVEVAGKSKNRRGGPLPFPETCPSCGGAVIEESPGIVCSNPSCPERLKQSVFYLCSRGVFNIKRLGSRTISTLVDEGMVKDIADVFSLTKEDFLNLEGFAEKSSTEVAKEISERKTVSLAVFIQALCIRHVGRQTAEILARRFASLDGFFAADEESLSDVHGIGGEIAREIVGFTGSERGVALKDKMKHLGVEVVIPDDSSHKPEVAGKIFVVTGTLWEDRETVHELIRNAGGIAASAVSSKTDFLVEGEKAGAGKRKKAEKLKVKVISGEELRGMLV
- a CDS encoding PHP domain-containing protein — encoded protein: MGANCRVAKLFSEIASLLEIADDNVFKIRAYRRAADLIGSLPTGLDEMSAGEVAAVKGIGKEMSAKIAEFLETGEMEYHGRLLSGAGGAALEMLSLRGMGPKTVRLFLNAGITSIDELEKRLAEPGSVKGVGEKKALAVLDAISFYKSNVSVHRLDKAFAAASALRAGLSAMEGASEVCETGGLRRMTETVSEIEMLVSFGSGARLDRRLFLKNLSLLPIVKNVAEDSADKDAVKALVETSLTPIKTFVYGSPPASFAFNLARLTGSPAHWEKLCSVSGGPPSAGRGGEESIYSSSGLAFIPPELREDTGEIEAAKSGNLPRLVEAADIRGDLHTHTDWSDGRDSVRAMAGAAREMGYQYIALTDHSPSSVVANGLDTGRLARKAEEVRAANSETGDLEILMGAEVDIKPDGTLDYPDDILRELDFVVASVHGSFSQSSGEMTKRIIRALENPFVHALGHPTARIIGRRPPCEMDIAMIADAALQNGKALEINASSHRLDLKDSHARLAVEKGVKLIISTDAHGVGQLGEMGYGVAVGRRGWARAADVLNTLALPDLLRWLRTRG
- a CDS encoding MBL fold metallo-hydrolase, whose product is MNQTIKATVLGCATSTGVPVVGCDCAVCGGGAPENNRTRSSILVETGGLNILIDTSTDLRAQALRCGLSRISAVLFTHSHADHTNGIDDLKPFTRFGKDAIDCYANPDTAARLRNNFNYIFGDAKAADERPNLRLNEITGDFSLGGVRIIPLDIRHGKWNILGYRIGGLAYITDCNGIPPESMEKLRGLDLLIISALRYKPHPSHFNIEETLNRIESLSPRRAALTHMSCDLDYFELKKTLPENVEPARDGAVFEITGAEVKTVA
- a CDS encoding 2,3-bisphosphoglycerate-independent phosphoglycerate mutase, which produces MRSLVEKLSVKSDSKIVMCVLDGLGGLPVKGKTELQSAKTPNLDRLARSASCGFHLPVARGITPGSGAAHLGLFGYDPLECGMGRGVVEAAGLGIKIGKNDLVARGNFATAGERGGKLIVTDRRAGRISTKSAAALAEKLSGGIKKAGNARVRIYPGLEHRFVAVFSFPRPVPDGGEIKDTDPQKEGAAVDLTPKTASRKPATVAAARAAGIFGAKAREILKGEKKANCVLLRGFSTPPDLSPFGKTYGLRAACVASYPMYRGVAGGILGMEIKDPEDGGIQSAVERAASVAGDFDFVYAHIKSTDRHGEDGDFKKKAAAIEEFDKMLPRLLAAKPDVLVITGDHSTPALMSSHSWHPVPLLIKSRFSIGGTRGFDEIRCRDGELGIVRSVEIMPLALAHAGRLAKFGA
- a CDS encoding nodulation protein NfeD; its protein translation is MIAFLCAALAWAIPAGSATDGGLPEKIVLSVPLDGTVNPFSADFIQTAIAAAEEQKAEAVLLVIDTPGGLLNSTKEIVKSILNSPVPVVAYVSPAGATATSAGAFIFLASHIAAMAPGTSVGAAHPVAGSGKEVEGKGGEKVVNFASSYIESIARERGRNSKWAVKAVKESSSVTWKYAVKNNIADFSAPDAAALLEMIDGTKVSIGEKTRKLSTSGATIITHRMTARQRMGNILGSPDIAYLLLSLGSLGILMEIYNPGSIFPGVVGIISLMLAFASLQVLPFSYAGLGLIVVGAALMMAEFFVTSYGLLALAGTVSLIAGGVLLFDPAQTGGLSVNFRTLAAVGGTFAAILGFVVVAAARSPKVPYLGETVPAGGREGVVVDWQQGGGIVQVGGEYWKAESAGPPLSKGDRVKVSGKADGLKLKVERKTQKSGGKQ
- a CDS encoding slipin family protein, producing MSTPFLLAAIGALLLFMGAKILKEYERGVVMRLGRVVGIKGPGFVWIIPFIDKMTKISLRVIAMDVPPQDVITKDNVSVKVNAVLYFRVVNPINTIVKVENYYYATSQLAQTTLRSVLGQVELDELLTEREELNMKLQEILDSQTDDWGIKVTLVEVKHVDLPQEMQRAMAQQAEAERERRARIISAEGEFQASQKISEASEVLSKNPVSLQLRYLQAMSDISGEHNSTIILPLPIDILKPFAERAAGGAPIQKAVSGKDPFKAPE